A single genomic interval of Cryomorphaceae bacterium 1068 harbors:
- a CDS encoding carboxypeptidase-like regulatory domain-containing protein has product MNTRFLIGTILLCLFTLASSAQEKATVKGKITDREGNAIEFANVYVRSQGEGTFTDRYGRFKIELEPGEGILLETTHTSFLGKEETLDLTAGQTLLINFRLEYREIEGVVIIDDRTRTSPMDRVPIKDIKISPTVQQGIESVLTSQLGVRMNNELSSNYSVRGGSYAENLVYVNDIEVYRPFLARSGEQEGLSFPNPDMVGTINFSAGGFDARYGDKMSSVLDIQYKKPKRFGGSASASLLGGSLSLESSSKDSRFTQVSGIRYYTNQYVLGSLDTQGDYQPDFTDIQTYWTYDLNEKWEVQFLGNYSNNNFKFVPSTRETQFGSFNEALRFTVFFEGQEVTSFETFFGALSTEYKPDNSTRLKFTASAFRTFENETFDILGQYFLDELERDLGDDEFGDVVRNRGIGSYLEHARNRLDAKVYSFQHRGFKTIENKYLQWGFTWRGEDISDRLSEWSYIDSSGYSTPINPTNQIVLNDVIKGNSQITSNRLMGYVQNSWDWLLDNESQLTATAGVRVNYWDFNNETVFSPRGTIAWKPKWNKQINDSTTLTRDVVFRFSYGYYYQPAFYRELRELDGTLNPDIRAQRAIHYVLGADVNFQLWNRPFKFIAEAYFKDYDFLVPYEIDNIRLRYYGTNDAVGYAVGLDTKIHGEFIPGIESWASLSFLRTEEDLLNDFYYEIYNSDGEIISPGFTENDIPVDTITRFPGYIPRPTDQLVFFSMFFQDEMPSIPSFKVHLSVLFGSGLPFGPPDNERYKDTERYRAYRRVDIGFSKDLMPKDPSKGLFKNFKSAVVSLEVWNLLGINNTISYSWIQESSGRQYGVPNFLTQRRVNLKLAFSF; this is encoded by the coding sequence TTGAATACCCGATTTCTTATAGGAACCATCTTACTCTGTCTTTTTACCCTAGCCTCCTCGGCGCAGGAGAAAGCGACGGTAAAAGGAAAAATAACAGATAGAGAAGGCAATGCCATTGAATTTGCCAATGTCTATGTGCGTAGTCAAGGCGAAGGAACTTTCACCGATCGATATGGAAGATTCAAAATCGAACTGGAGCCCGGAGAAGGGATTTTGCTCGAAACAACGCACACTTCTTTTTTAGGTAAAGAAGAAACACTCGACCTGACTGCGGGACAAACGCTCCTCATAAACTTCAGGCTGGAATACCGAGAGATAGAAGGTGTCGTAATCATCGATGACCGCACTCGGACTTCGCCTATGGACAGGGTTCCCATAAAAGACATAAAGATTTCCCCGACAGTTCAACAAGGAATTGAGAGTGTCTTGACGTCTCAACTTGGTGTGCGCATGAACAATGAGCTCAGCTCAAACTATAGCGTTCGTGGCGGAAGCTACGCCGAAAATCTGGTTTATGTGAACGACATTGAAGTCTACCGTCCCTTCTTAGCGCGATCAGGAGAGCAAGAAGGTTTGAGTTTTCCCAATCCCGACATGGTGGGAACGATCAATTTCAGCGCCGGAGGATTTGATGCTCGCTATGGCGACAAGATGAGTTCCGTACTTGATATACAGTACAAAAAACCAAAACGTTTTGGAGGAAGCGCTAGTGCCAGTTTACTCGGAGGTTCGCTTTCACTGGAAAGCTCGTCAAAAGATAGCCGCTTCACCCAAGTGTCAGGTATACGCTATTATACGAATCAATACGTTTTGGGAAGTCTCGACACTCAAGGTGATTATCAACCCGACTTTACCGACATACAAACCTACTGGACTTACGATCTCAATGAAAAATGGGAAGTCCAATTCTTAGGAAACTACTCTAATAACAATTTCAAATTTGTTCCCTCTACCAGAGAAACTCAGTTCGGTAGTTTCAATGAAGCCTTGCGGTTCACCGTATTCTTCGAGGGACAAGAGGTCACTTCGTTCGAAACGTTCTTCGGAGCGCTTTCTACAGAGTACAAACCCGATAATTCGACTCGTTTAAAATTCACTGCATCAGCTTTTCGAACTTTTGAGAATGAGACCTTCGATATTTTAGGTCAATACTTCTTGGATGAATTGGAAAGAGACTTAGGCGACGATGAATTTGGCGATGTAGTAAGGAACCGCGGAATCGGCTCTTACCTCGAACACGCTCGAAACCGACTGGACGCAAAGGTATACAGCTTCCAGCATCGAGGTTTTAAAACCATAGAAAACAAATACCTGCAATGGGGATTCACTTGGCGTGGAGAAGATATCAGCGACAGGCTGAGCGAATGGAGCTACATCGACTCTTCGGGATACTCCACTCCCATTAACCCGACCAATCAGATTGTGCTTAACGATGTAATTAAAGGAAACAGTCAGATCACTTCCAATCGATTGATGGGATACGTTCAAAACAGCTGGGATTGGTTGCTTGATAACGAAAGTCAATTGACAGCCACTGCGGGGGTGAGAGTGAATTACTGGGACTTTAATAACGAAACAGTATTTAGTCCACGTGGTACAATAGCTTGGAAGCCAAAATGGAACAAGCAAATCAACGACAGCACGACCCTGACGCGTGATGTGGTTTTCAGGTTCAGTTATGGATACTACTATCAGCCAGCTTTCTATCGAGAGTTGCGAGAGTTGGACGGAACGCTTAACCCGGACATTCGCGCTCAGCGCGCCATCCACTATGTCCTCGGAGCGGATGTTAACTTCCAGCTCTGGAATCGACCGTTTAAGTTCATCGCAGAAGCCTATTTCAAGGATTACGACTTCTTGGTTCCTTACGAAATTGACAACATCAGGCTACGCTATTACGGAACAAACGATGCTGTGGGATATGCTGTAGGTTTGGATACGAAGATTCACGGAGAATTTATCCCTGGAATAGAGTCTTGGGCTAGTTTGAGTTTCTTGCGCACGGAAGAAGACTTACTCAACGATTTCTACTACGAAATTTACAACAGCGACGGTGAGATCATCTCACCTGGCTTTACAGAGAACGATATTCCCGTTGATACCATTACTAGATTTCCGGGTTATATCCCCCGCCCTACTGATCAGTTGGTATTCTTCAGCATGTTTTTTCAAGATGAGATGCCGAGTATTCCAAGCTTTAAAGTTCACTTGAGCGTTCTCTTCGGTTCGGGACTTCCCTTCGGGCCGCCCGACAATGAGCGCTACAAAGACACTGAGCGCTACCGAGCTTACCGCCGTGTAGACATTGGTTTCTCAAAAGACTTGATGCCCAAAGACCCAAGCAAAGGGTTGTTCAAGAATTTCAAGAGTGCCGTGGTATCACTTGAAGTATGGAACCTGCTGGGTATTAACAATACCATCAGTTATAGCTGGATTCAAGAATCGAGCGGAAGGCAATATGGAGTGCCGAACTTCCTGACTCAAAGACGGGTCAATTTGAAGTTGGCGTTTTCTTTTTAG
- the rocD gene encoding ornithine--oxo-acid transaminase encodes MQTVDNKTKSQVSIDMENKYGAHNYHPLPVVLESGEGVFLTDVEGKKYYDFLSAYSAVNQGHCHPHIIGALKEQAEKLTLTSRAFHSDKLGEYAKYVTEYFGFEKVLPMNSGAEAVETAIKLARKWAHEVKNLDENTAKIIVCDGNFHGRTTTIISFSNDPVARGNFGPFVVEGFINVPYNDIDALEEALKDDKNIAGFLVEPIQGEAGVFTPDHDYLMKAAELCRDHNVLFIADEVQTGIARTGSLLAVCGNCTCQGNCERQPETFVRPDILILGKALSGGVYPVSAVLANDDIMHVFTPGSHGSTYGGNPLSCAVAIAALEVVDDERLAQNARRLGEIFRKEMAKLANESDLINSVRGKGLLNAVLVNDTEDSDTAWRICLGLAENGLLAKPTHGNIIRFAPPLVMTEEQLMDCVGIIRKTVLEFVK; translated from the coding sequence ATGCAAACGGTAGACAACAAAACAAAAAGCCAAGTTTCCATCGACATGGAAAACAAGTATGGAGCCCATAACTACCATCCGTTGCCCGTTGTTTTGGAAAGTGGAGAAGGTGTTTTCCTTACGGACGTCGAAGGAAAGAAATACTACGACTTTTTATCTGCTTATTCGGCAGTGAATCAAGGCCACTGCCATCCGCACATTATCGGAGCATTAAAAGAACAGGCTGAGAAGTTGACCCTCACATCTCGTGCTTTTCATAGTGACAAGTTGGGAGAGTACGCCAAATATGTGACGGAATATTTCGGTTTCGAAAAAGTACTTCCGATGAACTCGGGTGCTGAGGCAGTAGAGACAGCTATTAAGCTTGCACGGAAGTGGGCGCATGAGGTGAAAAACCTCGATGAGAATACTGCCAAGATCATCGTTTGCGATGGAAACTTCCACGGAAGAACGACAACAATTATATCTTTTAGTAATGATCCCGTGGCTAGAGGAAACTTTGGACCTTTTGTAGTTGAAGGCTTTATCAACGTTCCTTACAACGATATTGATGCGCTTGAAGAAGCACTTAAAGACGATAAGAACATCGCAGGATTCTTGGTAGAGCCAATTCAAGGTGAAGCAGGAGTTTTCACTCCTGATCATGACTACCTCATGAAGGCAGCTGAGCTTTGCCGCGACCACAATGTGCTCTTCATTGCTGATGAAGTTCAAACGGGTATTGCCCGTACAGGTAGCCTTTTGGCCGTTTGTGGAAACTGCACTTGCCAAGGAAATTGTGAGCGTCAACCTGAGACCTTCGTTCGTCCTGATATTCTTATTTTGGGTAAAGCCCTCTCGGGTGGAGTATATCCCGTTTCGGCTGTTTTGGCAAATGATGATATCATGCATGTATTCACACCTGGTTCTCATGGATCTACTTATGGTGGAAACCCTCTTTCTTGCGCCGTAGCTATCGCTGCACTTGAAGTGGTAGATGATGAGCGACTCGCTCAAAATGCCCGCCGATTGGGTGAAATCTTCCGCAAAGAAATGGCCAAGCTTGCCAATGAGTCTGACTTGATCAACTCCGTAAGGGGAAAGGGACTGCTTAATGCTGTTTTAGTAAATGACACTGAAGACAGTGATACTGCTTGGCGTATATGCCTCGGCTTAGCTGAAAACGGCTTGTTGGCAAAACCAACCCACGGAAACATCATTCGTTTTGCTCCACCGCTCGTTATGACCGAAGAGCAATTAATGGATTGTGTGGGGATTATTCGAAAGACAGTCCTGGAGTTTGTGAAGTAG
- the rlmD gene encoding 23S rRNA (uracil(1939)-C(5))-methyltransferase RlmD: MKAYPFRRGDDIEVTITKMAFGGRGIAKIETEKGDIVAFVPNAITGQKVKCRIVKVRKRHLETSLMEILERSPAEIEIPYQAISGAPFATLPIEIQENTKKETSIDLLQRIGKVENTQDLFDEFISSPLHWHYRNKMEYSFAAIRFDLREKTDVDDFALGFKHRGTWWMAENLDKDSGLFDEEFENSLKKIRQYCEDTGLPPWHHPRKEGFFRFLTVRKSHTDQGLLLNLVTSSKGLETFDLDKFSTFLKDLLGDRIQGFLHTVNDDIGDRVQPLEGESKLIFGRDYIEEELSGLKFKIQMESFFQTNPRSAERLYAKAIDYLSEESEGKGLILDLFCGTGTIGQLVGSKLAEAKILGVDIVEKAIEDAKRSAVENGVSNVDFKAADVGKFLLHHPEYRGKIDAVILDPPRGGIAPKALKRTIELDANTIVYISCNPATLARDTETLQSSNYHLKKFALVDQFPHTGHVEAVALFKKTD; the protein is encoded by the coding sequence ATGAAAGCATACCCCTTCAGAAGAGGTGACGACATTGAGGTCACCATCACCAAGATGGCCTTCGGCGGTCGAGGAATAGCGAAGATAGAAACGGAAAAAGGCGACATCGTTGCCTTTGTACCGAACGCAATAACCGGCCAAAAAGTAAAGTGCAGAATCGTTAAGGTTCGAAAGCGCCATTTGGAAACCAGTCTCATGGAAATTTTGGAGCGATCACCAGCTGAAATCGAGATTCCCTACCAAGCGATCTCGGGAGCTCCTTTCGCCACCTTACCCATCGAAATTCAAGAGAATACAAAAAAAGAAACATCCATCGATCTGCTGCAGCGAATCGGGAAGGTGGAAAATACCCAAGACCTCTTCGACGAGTTTATCTCCTCTCCTCTTCATTGGCATTACCGAAATAAGATGGAGTATAGCTTCGCAGCGATTCGCTTCGACCTGAGAGAGAAAACAGATGTGGACGACTTTGCCCTTGGGTTCAAGCACCGCGGCACCTGGTGGATGGCTGAGAACTTGGACAAAGACAGCGGACTCTTCGACGAGGAGTTCGAAAACTCGCTGAAAAAGATTCGTCAATACTGCGAAGACACTGGTCTTCCGCCTTGGCACCACCCGAGGAAAGAGGGCTTCTTTCGATTCCTTACAGTGCGGAAAAGTCATACGGATCAAGGACTTTTACTGAACTTGGTGACTTCCTCCAAAGGTTTAGAAACATTTGACCTCGATAAATTCAGCACATTCCTCAAGGATTTATTGGGTGACCGTATCCAAGGATTCTTACATACCGTCAACGACGATATCGGCGATCGGGTGCAGCCTTTGGAAGGCGAAAGCAAACTGATCTTCGGCAGAGACTACATTGAAGAAGAGTTGAGCGGATTGAAGTTTAAAATCCAGATGGAGAGCTTCTTCCAAACCAATCCGCGCTCGGCAGAACGGCTTTACGCCAAAGCTATAGACTATCTATCCGAAGAATCAGAGGGAAAGGGATTAATCCTCGACTTGTTCTGTGGAACGGGAACGATCGGGCAACTGGTCGGATCAAAACTCGCGGAAGCGAAGATTTTGGGAGTAGACATTGTCGAAAAGGCGATTGAAGACGCCAAGCGATCCGCTGTCGAAAACGGCGTTTCCAACGTGGACTTTAAAGCTGCAGATGTAGGCAAATTCTTGCTCCACCACCCCGAGTATCGCGGAAAAATTGATGCAGTGATTCTCGACCCGCCACGCGGAGGAATAGCGCCCAAAGCACTGAAGAGAACGATTGAACTCGATGCCAATACCATTGTGTACATCTCTTGCAATCCCGCGACGCTGGCTCGTGATACCGAAACGCTGCAATCTTCGAACTACCACTTGAAGAAATTTGCCTTGGTCGACCAGTTTCCGCATACGGGACATGTTGAAGCAGTTGCTCTGTTTAAAAAGACGGATTGA